A window of the Helianthus annuus cultivar XRQ/B chromosome 4, HanXRQr2.0-SUNRISE, whole genome shotgun sequence genome harbors these coding sequences:
- the LOC110936961 gene encoding RING-H2 finger protein ATL16 has translation MDVTYVHKHVYTSIHRSITNHQNSTYKPSAATNAAGFPLLAIVIACITAITFLIVSYFLITKCCYPLARFLMTRTPSSDEPPSIYSTPAWQITGLDESLIQQIPVCRYSKRDGDNIRLYKCVVCLNEFQDADTLRVLPSCDHGFHLHCIDIWLRSNPNCPICRLNISGGAPNPTDTIVMASSPQHPPSLTHNSPTTSDEEFVTIELGDYSRESQKCRVDPIVSDKRVCVAKDEELVIQPLRRSFSMDSAADCHVYLSVQDIIRNHEEANRTKRPFFSFGHTRGSRSAILPLEL, from the coding sequence ATGGATGTTACTTATGTTCACAAACATGTCTACACCTCCATCCACCGGTCCATCACAAACCACCAAAACTCCACCTACAAACCATCCGCGGCCACAAACGCCGCGGGGTTCCCACTACTCGCCATCGTGATAGCCTGCATTACCGCCATCACGTTCCTCATAGTTAGCTACTTCTTGATCACCAAATGTTGCTACCCGTTAGCCCGGTTCTTGATGACCCGAACCCCTAGTTCTGACGAGCCACCATCGATCTACTCCACCCCGGCTTGGCAGATCACTGGGCTCGACGAGTCACTGATCCAACAAATACCCGTTTGTCGGTATAGTAAACGAGACGGTGACAACATAAGACTTTACAAATGTGTTGTTTGTTTGAATGAGTTTCAAGATGCTGATACGTTAAGAGTTCTACCTAGTTGTGATCATGGTTTTCATTTGCATTGCATTGACATTTGGCTAAGGAGCAATCCGAACTGCCCGATTTGTCGGTTGAACATCTCAGGTGGGGCCCCAAATCCAACGGACACGATTGTCATGGCTTCTTCACCACAACATCCGCCATCATTGACCCATAACAGCCCCACAACTAGCGATGAAGAGTTTGTTACAATTGAATTGGGGGATTATTCACGCGAGTCGCAGAAGTGTCGCGTTGACCCGATAGTTAGCGACAAAAGGGTATGTGTCGCGAAAGATGAGGAGCTTGTGATCCAACCCCTTAGGAGGTCATTTTCGATGGATTCTGCAGCTGATTGTCACGTTTACTTATCGGTTCAAGACATCATACGAAACCATGAAGAAGCGAACAGGACGAAACGACCATTTTTCTCGTTCGGACATACGCGTGGATCACGAAGCGCTATCCTTCCTCTAGAGTTGTAA